A stretch of Rhinopithecus roxellana isolate Shanxi Qingling chromosome 12, ASM756505v1, whole genome shotgun sequence DNA encodes these proteins:
- the IRGC gene encoding interferon-inducible GTPase 5 translates to MATSKLPVVPGEEQTTILMAKERLEALLTAFESGNLPQAASHLQELLASTESTRLEVGVTGELGAGKSSLINALCGLGAEDPGAALTGVVETTRQPSSYPHPQFPDVTLWDLPGAGSPGCPADKYLKQVDFSRYDFFLLVSPRRCGAVETRLAAEILCQGKKFYFVRTKVDEDLAATRTQRPSGFREAAVLQEIRDHCAERLREAGVAEPRIFLVSNLSPARYDFPTLVSTWEHDLPAHRRHAGLLSLPDISLEALQKKKAMLQEQVLKTALVLGVIQALPVPGLAAAYDDALLIHLLRGYHRSFGLDDDSLAKLAEQVGKQAGDLRSVIRSPLAKEVSPETVLRLYSQSSDGAMRVARAFERGIPVFGTLVAGGISFGAVYTMLQGCLNEMAEDAQRVRIKALEEDESQPEVSLEVAGDNGVEKGASEEGGSEEASLSTRRKLGLILKCILDSWKKHDSEEK, encoded by the coding sequence ATGGCTACTTCAAAGTTGCCTGTGGTGCCTGGGGAGGAGCAAACCACCATCCTCATGGCCAAGGAAAGGCTGGAGGCCCTGCTCACAGCCTTTGAGTCAGGCAACCTCCCCCAGGCCGCCTCTCACCTCCAGGAGCTGCTGGCCTCCACGGAGAGCACCCGCCTGGAGGTGGGCGTCACGGGCGAGTTGGGCGCCGGGAAGTCCTCCCTCATCAACGCCCTGTGTGGCCTGGGCGCCGAGGACCCTGGTGCGGCTCTCACGGGCGTTGTGGAGACCACGAGGCAACCGTCATCCTACCCGCACCCACAGTTCCCCGACGTGACCCTCTGGGACCTGCCAGGGGCTGGCTCTCCAGGCTGCCCGGCCGACAAGTACCTGAAGCAGGTGGACTTCAGCCGCTATGACTTTTTCCTGCTGGTCTCCCCCCGCCGCTGCGGGGCCGTCGAGACCCGCCTGGCTGCCGAGATCCTGTGCCAGGGCAAGAAGTTCTACTTTGTGCGCACCAAGGTGGACGAGGACCTGGCGGCCACACGCACCCAGCGGCCATCGGGCTTCAGAGAGGCCGCTGTCCTGCAGGAGATCCGAGACCACTGTGCTGAGCGGCTGCGGGAGGCCGGCGTGGCTGAACCTCGCATCTTCCTGGTGTCCAACCTCTCACCGGCCCGCTACGACTTTCCCACGCTGGTGTCCACCTGGGAACATGACCTGCCCGCCCACCGGCGCCACGCTGGCCTGCTGTCGCTCCCCGACATCTCACTGGAGGCCTTGCAGAAGAAGAAAGCCATGCTTCAAGAGCAAGTCCTCAAGACCGCCCTGGTGTTGGGCGTCATCCAGGCCCTGCCTGTGCCGGGACTGGCGGCTGCCTATGATGATGCCCTGCTCATCCACTTGCTGCGTGGCTACCACCGCAGCTTTGGTCTGGACGACGACTCGCTGGCCAAGCTGGCTGAGCAGGTGGGCAAACAGGCAGGTGACCTGCGCTCGGTCATCCGCTCCCCGCTGGCCAAGGAGGTCTCGCCTGAGACTGTCCTGCGGCTCTATTCCCAGTCATCCGACGGCGCCATGCGGGTGGCCCGCGCCTTTGAGAGGGGCATCCCTGTGTTTGGGACGCTGGTGGCTGGCGGCATCAGCTTTGGCGCTGTCTACACCATGCTCCAGGGCTGCCTCAACGAGATGGCCGAGGACGCCCAGCGTGTCCGCATCAAGGCCCTGGAGGAGGACGAGTCGCAGCCAGAGGTCAGCTTGGAAGTGGCTGGTGACAATGGCGTGGAGAAGGGGGCGTCCGAGGAGGGAGGCAGCGAGGAAGCCTCACTCTCAACCCGCAGGAAGCTCGGCCTCATTCTTAAGTGCATTCTGGATAGCTGGAAGAAACACGACTCAGAAGAGAAATAG